Below is a genomic region from Halostella litorea.
GTAGCAGGCGTCACAGAGGTTCGGGTCGCTGCGGGCCTCGCCCGGGCGCAGGCCCTCGCGCTCGGCGACGGCGTCGCCACAGCGCGGGCAGAACGCGCGTGATTCGCTCATTACCGCGTCGTACGGCGCTCTCGCCTTTAAACCGCTTGCTCGGCGGTCACCGCGGGGCACCCGCCCGGCGCGAAGCCCTCGCCGGCGCGACCCTTTAGGCGACCGCCGTCCTACGGAGGGTATGCAGTGGAAAACGGACTGGGGGCTTCGCCTGCGGATGTTCCTGACGATGTTCCTGCTGTTCGCGCTGTACATCGTCTTCGCGGCGGTGATCGTCTCGTACATCGGCGGCGGCATCCTGGTGATGGCGCTGATCTTCGGCGGGTTCTCGCTGACGCAGTACTTCTTCAGCGACCGACTGACGCTGTGGAGCATGGGGGCCTCGGAGGTGTCCGAGGACGAGTACCCCGAACTGCACGCCGCCGTCTCGCGGCTCTCCCAGCAGGCCAACCTGCCGAAGCCGACGGTCGCCGTCGCCGACGACAAGGTGCCGAACGCCTTCGCCACCGGCCGCTCCCAGCGCAAGGCCGCAGTCTGCGTGACGACGGGCCTGATGCGGACGCTGAACCGGGAGGAACTGGAGGGCGTGATCGCCCACGAACTCGCCCACATCAAGAACCGGGACATGATGGTGATGACGCTCGCCTCCTTCCTCTCGACGATCGCGTTCGTCGTCGTCCGCTGGGGCGCGTTCTTCGGCGGCGGCCGCCGCCGGCAGGGCGGTGGCGGCGTCATCGTCGCCATCGGCGTCTCGCTGCTCGTCTGGATCATCAGCTACGTCCTCATCCGGGCGCTGTCCCGGTACCGCGAGTACGCGGCGGACCGCGGGGGCGCGACGATCACGGGCCAGCCCTCCGCGCTTGCAAACGCCCTGCTGAAGATCTCCGGCGAGATGGACAACATCCCCACGCGGGACATGCGCGACGAGGCGGAGATGAACGCCTTCTTCATCATCCCCATCTCCAAGGGGATGATCTCGCGGCTGTTCAGCACGCACCCTCCGACGGAGAAACGCGTCGAGCGCCTGCGCGACCTCGAACGGCAGATGGAGGGGTACTGATACCGGTTTCTCTCACCGATGCTCGGCGAGGGCAACCGCCACAAGGCGACGCCCGCGGGGAACGGACTAAGGCGCGGGCCGCCGGACTGACACGCATGGGACTGCTCGACGGGTTGCGGGAGATCCTCGGCGTCCGCGCCGAGTCCGACGCCGCGCGCGACGCCGACCCGGAGGACCTGTTCGGGATGAGCACGGCGTATCTGACGATGCAGGCCGACCTCGGGTACGACGCCGTCGGCGAGGCCGCGCTCTGTTTCGCCGGCGTGGACAGCACGGACTTCGCCGACGCCGTCGACGAAGTCGTCGCCATCCTCGAAGCCGGCGAGGAGGAGACCGGCACCGAGGCCGAACTCCACGAGGACGACCACGGCTACCGCTGGGTCGTCCTCGCCGACGACGACTACGAGGACCTCGTGACCAGCCTCCACTTCGCCGCCGACACGTTCATCGAGCGGGACTACGGCTCCCGGCTGCTGGCCGCCGTCTTCGGGTTCGAGCGCCACGGCGACCCCGCCTACTGGATCTACTCCTTCCGCCGCGGCGCGTACTACCCCTTCGCCCCCCGGGCCGGCAACGAGCGCGACAACGCGACCGAGTTCAAACTGGAGAGCGTCCTCGACGGCGAACTCGAAGTCGAGGGCGACAAGGAGTACTGGTACCCGCTGTGGCCCAGCGAGGACGGC
It encodes:
- the htpX gene encoding zinc metalloprotease HtpX; translated protein: MQWKTDWGLRLRMFLTMFLLFALYIVFAAVIVSYIGGGILVMALIFGGFSLTQYFFSDRLTLWSMGASEVSEDEYPELHAAVSRLSQQANLPKPTVAVADDKVPNAFATGRSQRKAAVCVTTGLMRTLNREELEGVIAHELAHIKNRDMMVMTLASFLSTIAFVVVRWGAFFGGGRRRQGGGGVIVAIGVSLLVWIISYVLIRALSRYREYAADRGGATITGQPSALANALLKISGEMDNIPTRDMRDEAEMNAFFIIPISKGMISRLFSTHPPTEKRVERLRDLERQMEGY
- the pspAB gene encoding PspA-associated protein PspAB; amino-acid sequence: MGLLDGLREILGVRAESDAARDADPEDLFGMSTAYLTMQADLGYDAVGEAALCFAGVDSTDFADAVDEVVAILEAGEEETGTEAELHEDDHGYRWVVLADDDYEDLVTSLHFAADTFIERDYGSRLLAAVFGFERHGDPAYWIYSFRRGAYYPFAPRAGNERDNATEFKLESVLDGELEVEGDKEYWYPLWPSEDGAHPWD